In Listeria cossartiae subsp. cossartiae, the DNA window GATGGGATTTACCAGTACAATTTGCTGGGATAAAAGCTGAACATGAAGCCGTGCGAACGGATGCAGGGTTATTTGACGTGTCTCATATGGGAGAAATTTTGGTAAAAGGTCCTGATAGTACTTCTTATTTACAGTATTTGTTATCTAACGACATAGAGAAAATCAAAGTGGGTAAAGCGCAATATAATATTATGTGCTATGAAACTGGCGGAACTGTAGACGATTTAGTAGTTTATAAGAAATCAGAAACGGAATACATACTTGTCGTTAATGCGGCAAACACGGAAAAAGATTTTGAATGGATGGTAAAAAATATTCGTGGAGATGTGAGTGTTACCAATGTATCTTCGGAATTCGGCCAATTAGCACTTCAAGGGCCAAATGCAGAAAAAATTCTTTCTAAGTTAACCGATGTGGATCTGAGTGCAATAAGTTTCTTCGGATTTGTAGAAGATGCCGATGTAGCTGGAGTGAAAACAATCATTTCGAGGAGTGGTTATACCGGAGAAGATGGTTTTGAAATTTACATGCAAAGTGCTGACGCTGGCAAAGTTTTTGAAGCAATTTTAGCTGAGGGTGTCGCGCCAATTGGTTTAGGTGCCCGCGATACTTTGCGTTTGGAAGCGGTACTTGCACTTTATGGACAAGAATTAAGTAAAGATATTACGCCGCTTGAAGCAGGATTGAATTTTGCGGTGAAATTAAAAAAAGAAGCAGATTTTATAGGTAAAGAAGCACTTATCAAGCAAAAAGAAGCAGGTTTGACAAGAAAGTTAGTTGGTATTGAATTGATCGAACGCGGTATACCACGCCACGATTATCCAGTATTTTTAGATGAGCAAGAAATCGGTGTCGTAACTTCGGGAACGCAATCACCGACTCTTGGAACGAATATTGGTTTAGCTTTAATTGATACAGCTTATACAGAATTAGGTCAAGAATTAGAAGTAGGGATACGAAACAAGAAAATAAAAGCAAAAGTAGTACCAACACCATTTTATAAACGCGCAAAGTAAAAAGGAGGAAATAATATGGCAAAACATCGTTATTTACCAATGACGGAACAAGATGAAAAGGAAATGCTTGATGTGATAGGGGTTAAGTCGATTGATGACTTATTTCAAGATATTCCAGAAAAAATTAGATTTAAGCGGGATTATGATTTAAAACCAGCAAAATCAGAACCTGCTCTCTTACGCGAATTGTCTAAACTTGCTTCTAAAAACGCCAACACAACAGAATATGCATCCTTTTTAGGGGCGGGTGTATACAGTCACTATATTCCTACAGTGGTGGATCACGTTATTTCACGCTCGGAGTTTTATACAGCTTATACGCCTTATCAACCGGAAATTTCGCAAGGTGAATTGCAAGCGATTTTTGAATTCCAAACGATGATTGCAGAATTAACAGGGATGGATTTAGCGAATTCTTCGATGTATGATGGCGGGACAGCACTTGCGGAAGCAGCAATGCTTGCGAGTGGACATACTAAACGCAAAAAAATTCTTATTTCCGGAGCCGTTCATCCAGAAAGCACGAATGTATTAAAAACCTATGCAACCGGCCAACATATTGAAGTAGAAGTTATTCCAGAAGTGGATGGCAAAACAGATATAGAAGCCCTAAAAAAAGCTCTGTCGGATGATATCGCCGGTTTTGTGGTACAATATCCGAACTTTTACGGTCAAGTAGAGCCATTAGCAGAACTAGAGAAATTAATCCATGAAAATAATTCTTTACTACTCGTTTCTAGTAATCCGCTATCCCTTGGTTTACTCACACCACCGGGAGAATTTGGCGCGGATATCGTTGTTGGAGATTCACAAGTGTTTGGTATTCCTGAATCATTTGGTGGCCCGCACTGTGGTTTCTTTGCTGTAACGACTAAATTGATGCGTAAAGTTCCAGGACGGTTAGTTGGAGAGACGGTTGATGAAAATGGCAAACGAGGTTATGTACTTACATTGCAAGCACGCGAACAACATATTCGCCGTGATAAAGCGACATCTAACATCTGTTCCAATCAAGCTCTAAACGCACTAGCTTCTTCTGTAGCTATGGCGACGCTTGGTAAAACAGGTCTAGTAGAAATGGCGAAGCAAAATTTAGATAAATCCCACTACGCAAAACAAAAATTCCGTGAGCATGGTTTTGAAGTGTTATTTTCTGACGGCTTTTTCAATGAGTTTGTCGTGAAGCTTTCGAAACCTATCAAAGAAGTGAATGAATCCCTTTTAGATGAGGGGATTATTGGTGGGTATGATCTTGGGTTTTATGATGCCAAATACGAAAAGCATATGCTTGTAGCCGTAACAGAAATGCGTACAAAAGAGGAAATTGATGCCCTTGTGGCGAGCTTGGAGGGTGTAAAATGAATTTAGAAGAAACAATGCCATTAGTATTTGAACGCTCGATTCCAGGAAGAATTGGTTTTAGTTTGCCAGAAAGTGATGTTCCCGAAACAAATGCTGCTGATTACTTTGAACAAGCCTATATTCGTTCCACCCCAGCAGATTTGCCTGAATTAAGTGAACTCGAAATTATGCGTCATTATACCAATTTATCCAACCATAATTTCGGCGTAGACTCTGGTTTTTATCCGCTTGGTTCTTGTACGATGAAATATAATCCAAAAATCAATGAAAAAGTAGCACGATTCCCAGGTTTTGCCAATATTCACCCGAATCAGCCGGAAAGCTCGGTTCAAGGCGCACTGGAGCTGTTATATGATTTACAAACAAGTCTAGTTGAAATTACAGGCATGGATGAAGTAACCTTACAACCGGCCGCTGGAGCACACGGCGAATGGACTGGATTAATGCTCATTCGTGCTTTCCATGAAAAAAATGGCGATACAAAACGAACAAAAGTAATCATCCCAGACTCTGCGCACGGAACTAATCCAGCGTCCGCAGCAGTTGCCGGATTTGATGTTGTTACGGTTAAATCCAATGAAAAAGGGCTTGTCGATGTAGCTGATTTGAAAAAAGTAGTAGGTGAGGATACAGCCGCGCTCATGCTTACAAATCCGAATACACTTGGTCTTTTCGAAAAGGATATTGTTGAAATGGCGGAAATCGTCCATGCGGCAGGTGGTAAATTGTATTATGATGGTGCTAACTTAAACGCAATCATGGCCAAAGTTAGACCGGGCGATATGGGCTTTGATGTCGTACATTTAAATTTACACAAAACATTCACTGGTCCTCATGGCGGTGGTGGTCCGGGTTCTGGCCCAATCGGCGTGAAAAAAGAATTAATTCCATTTTTACCAACACCAGTACTTACGAAAAAAGAAGAAGTGTACACATTTGATTATAATTATCCAGATTCTATTGGTCGAGTGAAGCCGTATTACGGAAACTTTGGTATTAATGTTCGCGCGTATACGTATATTCGTACAATGGGACCAGATGGTTTGAAATTAGTAACCGAATATGCCGTTTTAAATGCCAACTATATGATGCGCAAACTGCAAGAAGCGTATGATTTACCATTTGATCAAGTTTGCAAACACGAATTTGTTCTAAGTGGTAATAGACAGAAAAAACTTGGCGTCCGCACGGTGGATATTGCGAAACGTTTGTTAGACCATAATTTCCATCCACCAACTGTTTACTTCCCGTTAATCGTTGGCGAAGCAATCATGATTGAACCAACAGAAACCGAATCAAAAGAAACGCTTGATTCGTTTATTGATACGATGCTAAAAATTGCTAAAGAAGCAGAAGAAAATCCAGAAATCGTTCAAGAGGCACCGCATAGTACTTATGTGAAACGCCTAGATGAAACGAGAGCCGCGAGAAAACCAATTTTACGTTATCAAAAAGAAGTATAAAAAGAAGCCTTGCTGTGAAATATCACGGCAAGGCTTTTTCTTATTTAGATTTTGTTTTTCCTGTCCATCTACGGTAACCGCCTTTAAGCTGATACACTTGTTTGTAGCCACGTTTATAAAGCATGATTGCTGCGCGGTTACTACGTTGTGCAGTTTGGCAGTATAAGTAAACTGGCAAATCTTGACGAATTTCTGTTGTGCGGTTTTTCATTTGTGTAACTGGAATATTTCTAGCTCCAAGAATATGTCCAGCATCGAATTCGTTTGGCTCGCGAACATCAATTAACTGTGCTTTACGATAACCTTTTTTAAATTCTTCTTCTGTTAAAACTTTTAGTGCTTTGCGTCGCATTACAAACTGGTAAATTTCGTATCCTAAAAGAATAACCAGAATGATAATTGCTATAATCCAACTAATCAATTGTGTAAACCCCTTTCATCCTGAAAACTGCTTTTTCTAAAGCATCCTTTTCTATTATAACTTATTTTTTGCCACCATCAATCACTTTGAAAGAAGATTTTCGTTTTTTCTTTGTTTTTTTCTTCGGATCGTGTAAATTTTTGGATTGTTTTACTGCTTTTTGGTAATTACTGTCAGTTTTTCTATTAGTGAAAAGACGTAGCAGTAGAGTGAAAATAAGTGTGCCGATTAAAACGGAAATAATCAATCCGAAAAACGATTTAAAACCACCCATCAAAAGCCCAATACCAACAAGCGCAAGTAAAATAATAACTATGAGGGGATACTTCTTCAAATCAATTCACTCCTATTCTAAAAGTTCCAGATTCTCCGGTTCCGCTACATCTACTGGTGCGCCTTCTTTTTCAACACGTAAAAGTTCATTAAAAGATGCGATGGCAACTTCCACTTGATCATCAGAAGGTTCTTTTGTTGTAAGAAGTTGTAACCACAATCCCGGAACGCCTAAATATTTAAGCACGGGGATGTTGCGGCATTTATTCGTTAATTGTAACACTTCAAATGCTACGCCGAGCACGACAGGAATAAGCAAAATCCGGTCGACCACGCGAAGCCAAAGCGGGTCAGTTGGTACAAGCAAGTAAATAAACATACCAACAATAACTGTAAATAAAATAAAACTACTACCACAACGATAATGTAACCGTGATTGTTTTTGGACATTTTCAACCGTTAATGGTAAATTTTCTTCGTAACAATTTATTACCTTATGCTCAGAACCGTGATATTGAAAAACTCGTTTAATAATAGGGGTCTGAGAAACCGCGAAAATATAGGTTAATAGAAGAATTAATTTGAAAAGACTCTCTAAAAATACTTGAGCTGTATCGCCTGGAACGATAGGACGGAATAATTCCGCTAAAAATACAGGGATGAGCGTCATGACAAATTTAGCAAAAACGAAAGATAAAATACCGATGACCGCAACGCCTAACCACATCGCGACTTTCGATTCTTTCTTTTCAATTTTTTCTTCTTCTACGGGATTGTTTGGATCCTCGTCATATCGGTCTGTCGCAAAAGCGAGGTGTTTGGAACCGATAGCGCTAGATTCAATTAAGGCAACAATACCTCTTAAAAAAGGAATTTTCTTCATTCGCATAACCCAAACAGGACTATGTTTTTCTAAATAAAAATATTCTAATGAACCATCTATACGTCTAATTGCTGTTACTGTCTGCTTTCTGCCGCCAAACATGACGCCTTCCACTACAGCTTGTCCACCATAAGATGGTACGTTTTGTTTGCTCAAAGTTTTCACCAGCCTATTCATGTTTACTAATATGTTATTTTACGCTAAAAACAGATTTTCGTATAGCGCAAAACGCCTAAAAAAAGTTATTTTTTCTAAATTGTGATAAAATAGTTTCGAACGCGTTTAATAATGCGATTTTTGCGCGCCGAAAATTTACTAAAAGTGGGGGAATAAAAATGTCTAATTTAACTAAAATCCAAGAAGCGCTAGGTAAGGAAAAGATAGAAGCGGCTCTTGTCACAAGTGAATTTAATAGAAGGTATGTATCAGGTTTCACTGGAACAAGCGGTGTAGCACTTATTTTGCCGGAAAAAGCTTATTTTGTAACTGATTTCAGATATACAGAACAAGCGGCAAAACAAGCAGAAGGATACGAAATCGTGCAACATACTGGTCCGATTTTTGATACAGTGGAAGATTTACTAATTAAACACGATACAAAAACTTTACACTTTGAAGCGGATTATGTAACCGTATCTGAATTTAAACAAATGGAGCGCGTATTTAATCGTCAATTGATTCCGCTAACTGGTTTCTTTGAAGAAATGCGTAAAGTAAAAACTGCAAGCGAACTAAAAGCTATTCGTACAGCTTGTGATATCGCTGACGCTGCTTTTGCACACATCATTAAATTCATTAAACCAGGCATGGCGGAAATCGAAGTATCGAATGAGCTAGAATTCTTTATGAGACGTGCGGGAGCTACTTCCTCTTCTTTTGATACCATCGTTGCGTCAGGTGTTCGTTCTGCACTACCACACGGCGTTGCATCGGATAAAAAAATCGAAGTTGGTGATTTTGTCACAATGGATTACGGTTGTTATTATGATGGATACTGCTCAGATATGACAAGAACAATCGCGATTGGTGAACCTGCTGAAAAATTAAAAGAAATCTATCAAATCACTTTAGGTGCACAATTAAAAGTAATCGATAGCTTAAAACCAGGCATGACTGGAATTGAAGCGGATGCGATTGCGCGTGATTATATTGCTTCTTTCGGATACGGCGATGCGTTTGGTCACTCATTAGGTCACGGTATTGGACTAGAAATTCACGAAGGACCAAACTTATCATTCAAAAGCCCACAAAAATTAGAAGTTGGTCATGTCGTTACAGATGAACCGGGAATTTATTTGCCGGGAATTGGCGGCGTTAGAATTGAAGATG includes these proteins:
- the gcvT gene encoding glycine cleavage system aminomethyltransferase GcvT, encoding MTELLKTPIHPLYAKYGAKTIDFGGWDLPVQFAGIKAEHEAVRTDAGLFDVSHMGEILVKGPDSTSYLQYLLSNDIEKIKVGKAQYNIMCYETGGTVDDLVVYKKSETEYILVVNAANTEKDFEWMVKNIRGDVSVTNVSSEFGQLALQGPNAEKILSKLTDVDLSAISFFGFVEDADVAGVKTIISRSGYTGEDGFEIYMQSADAGKVFEAILAEGVAPIGLGARDTLRLEAVLALYGQELSKDITPLEAGLNFAVKLKKEADFIGKEALIKQKEAGLTRKLVGIELIERGIPRHDYPVFLDEQEIGVVTSGTQSPTLGTNIGLALIDTAYTELGQELEVGIRNKKIKAKVVPTPFYKRAK
- the gcvPA gene encoding aminomethyl-transferring glycine dehydrogenase subunit GcvPA encodes the protein MAKHRYLPMTEQDEKEMLDVIGVKSIDDLFQDIPEKIRFKRDYDLKPAKSEPALLRELSKLASKNANTTEYASFLGAGVYSHYIPTVVDHVISRSEFYTAYTPYQPEISQGELQAIFEFQTMIAELTGMDLANSSMYDGGTALAEAAMLASGHTKRKKILISGAVHPESTNVLKTYATGQHIEVEVIPEVDGKTDIEALKKALSDDIAGFVVQYPNFYGQVEPLAELEKLIHENNSLLLVSSNPLSLGLLTPPGEFGADIVVGDSQVFGIPESFGGPHCGFFAVTTKLMRKVPGRLVGETVDENGKRGYVLTLQAREQHIRRDKATSNICSNQALNALASSVAMATLGKTGLVEMAKQNLDKSHYAKQKFREHGFEVLFSDGFFNEFVVKLSKPIKEVNESLLDEGIIGGYDLGFYDAKYEKHMLVAVTEMRTKEEIDALVASLEGVK
- the gcvPB gene encoding aminomethyl-transferring glycine dehydrogenase subunit GcvPB, with product MNLEETMPLVFERSIPGRIGFSLPESDVPETNAADYFEQAYIRSTPADLPELSELEIMRHYTNLSNHNFGVDSGFYPLGSCTMKYNPKINEKVARFPGFANIHPNQPESSVQGALELLYDLQTSLVEITGMDEVTLQPAAGAHGEWTGLMLIRAFHEKNGDTKRTKVIIPDSAHGTNPASAAVAGFDVVTVKSNEKGLVDVADLKKVVGEDTAALMLTNPNTLGLFEKDIVEMAEIVHAAGGKLYYDGANLNAIMAKVRPGDMGFDVVHLNLHKTFTGPHGGGGPGSGPIGVKKELIPFLPTPVLTKKEEVYTFDYNYPDSIGRVKPYYGNFGINVRAYTYIRTMGPDGLKLVTEYAVLNANYMMRKLQEAYDLPFDQVCKHEFVLSGNRQKKLGVRTVDIAKRLLDHNFHPPTVYFPLIVGEAIMIEPTETESKETLDSFIDTMLKIAKEAEENPEIVQEAPHSTYVKRLDETRAARKPILRYQKEV
- a CDS encoding rhodanese-like domain-containing protein — its product is MISWIIAIIILVILLGYEIYQFVMRRKALKVLTEEEFKKGYRKAQLIDVREPNEFDAGHILGARNIPVTQMKNRTTEIRQDLPVYLYCQTAQRSNRAAIMLYKRGYKQVYQLKGGYRRWTGKTKSK
- a CDS encoding AC76 family protein; translated protein: MKKYPLIVIILLALVGIGLLMGGFKSFFGLIISVLIGTLIFTLLLRLFTNRKTDSNYQKAVKQSKNLHDPKKKTKKKRKSSFKVIDGGKK
- a CDS encoding DUF1385 domain-containing protein, with amino-acid sequence MSKQNVPSYGGQAVVEGVMFGGRKQTVTAIRRIDGSLEYFYLEKHSPVWVMRMKKIPFLRGIVALIESSAIGSKHLAFATDRYDEDPNNPVEEEKIEKKESKVAMWLGVAVIGILSFVFAKFVMTLIPVFLAELFRPIVPGDTAQVFLESLFKLILLLTYIFAVSQTPIIKRVFQYHGSEHKVINCYEENLPLTVENVQKQSRLHYRCGSSFILFTVIVGMFIYLLVPTDPLWLRVVDRILLIPVVLGVAFEVLQLTNKCRNIPVLKYLGVPGLWLQLLTTKEPSDDQVEVAIASFNELLRVEKEGAPVDVAEPENLELLE
- a CDS encoding M24 family metallopeptidase, with the translated sequence MSNLTKIQEALGKEKIEAALVTSEFNRRYVSGFTGTSGVALILPEKAYFVTDFRYTEQAAKQAEGYEIVQHTGPIFDTVEDLLIKHDTKTLHFEADYVTVSEFKQMERVFNRQLIPLTGFFEEMRKVKTASELKAIRTACDIADAAFAHIIKFIKPGMAEIEVSNELEFFMRRAGATSSSFDTIVASGVRSALPHGVASDKKIEVGDFVTMDYGCYYDGYCSDMTRTIAIGEPAEKLKEIYQITLGAQLKVIDSLKPGMTGIEADAIARDYIASFGYGDAFGHSLGHGIGLEIHEGPNLSFKSPQKLEVGHVVTDEPGIYLPGIGGVRIEDDLLITETGNEILTHSTKELIIL